The Leptospira johnsonii genome window below encodes:
- a CDS encoding SCO family protein, which produces MLFVFSNIRRYLHTFCWMQTDTWKLAIGGLTVIFPLIYFLPSSSSGMMEADRSLPEFWLNEGDGKTTDLRKTLSGKENLVYFGYLSCKTVCHGSLKKLKNLISAKSNLRLVFVSLDPEFDTEERFEKYFSDLKAETKFIRLESRGRAFLLARLFGSMVFSSDTNGDIEHPDSVFWVNSQGRIKGLISEFDKHWDQNPNELIKFISNEKEQKSQIN; this is translated from the coding sequence ATGTTATTCGTCTTTAGTAATATTAGAAGGTATTTACATACTTTTTGTTGGATGCAAACGGATACCTGGAAACTTGCAATAGGCGGACTAACGGTAATATTTCCGTTAATCTATTTTCTACCTAGCTCATCTTCTGGAATGATGGAAGCGGACAGAAGCCTTCCGGAATTTTGGTTAAATGAAGGAGATGGTAAAACTACAGATTTACGCAAGACTCTAAGCGGGAAAGAAAATCTGGTCTATTTCGGATATCTAAGTTGCAAGACTGTTTGTCATGGCAGTTTGAAAAAATTGAAAAATCTCATTTCGGCAAAAAGTAATCTAAGACTAGTATTCGTAAGTTTAGATCCAGAATTTGATACTGAAGAACGTTTTGAAAAATATTTTTCCGATCTAAAAGCAGAGACTAAATTTATTCGATTAGAATCAAGGGGTAGGGCTTTCTTACTTGCCAGGCTTTTCGGGAGCATGGTGTTTTCTTCAGATACAAATGGAGATATAGAACATCCTGATTCCGTCTTTTGGGTCAATTCTCAAGGAAGGATCAAAGGATTAATTTCCGAATTTGATAAACATTGGGATCAGAATCCAAATGAACTTATAAAATTCATAAGCAACGAAAAAGAACAAAAGTCCCAAATTAATTAA